The following coding sequences lie in one Prunus dulcis unplaced genomic scaffold, ALMONDv2, whole genome shotgun sequence genomic window:
- the LOC117613148 gene encoding uncharacterized protein LOC117613148, translating into MAGSSGGELRAPIFNGENYDFWSIRMKTIFKSHGLWDFVIKGFDGMDLKKSDESDDQKEETEGSSGKGILAEVLMKDAKALGLIQGAVSEEIFPRISHEETSKGAWSILQQKFHGDKQKLGMDKSWIDLTDRSSNQYLNGLESFLDFAFDNSLGDTRIYCPCKKCYNRYFVTREVARAHIIVDGFWSKYKNWTHGQRHQSLYVDKYMGNSSASVVDDDIIGMVHEAFEHPNLDSSMRNDGSTENEYGEGPNDETTNYFKLLQDAECPLYPGCKNFTKLSFIVRLLHTKVLCGWTDKSVTILLTLLKEAFPNEVQLPDSYNEARKIMDDLAFTYNTWDACPNNCMLFRNEDEKLESCAICHESRYKKVDGQPTNVVNGNRKIPAKQVRYFPLKPRLQRLFMSSKTASHMRWHAEERTDDGVLRHPADSPAWKEFDAKNPDFSSEVRNVRLGLSSDGFSPFRTMGIPHSTWPIILMPYNLPPWMSMKQPFYILSVLIDGPNAPGNKIDVYMQPMIDELKELWHEGVNTYDASKNQMFKLRAALLWTISDFPAYANLSGWSTKGFEKIRVSFDGTREWGHAPLKLSGSDVKRQLQGVLTEYKKEDIRKRKRHEVEKNNNESYWKKRSVFFELPYWDHNLIRHNLDVMHIEKNCSENILWTVLGVAKKTKDNLQARRDLQEWGIRQPLHPQERGSNKAYLPPACFTMNRENKDVFLKVLKEVKVPDGYSSNISRRVQLKERTIFGLKSHDHHILMQQLLPIAARRALPKHVVEALIEFTNFFRQLCSKVNSPSDLEKIQDRIVHTLCRMEKIFPMSFFGVMEHLPVHLAEEALIAGAVQFRWMYPIERYLLTLKRYVRNRAHPEASIAKGYLMEECMNFCALYLNEVETKLHRPARNDDGGSDQGRIHRGARVVN; encoded by the exons ATGGCTGGATCAAGTGGTGGTGAGTTGAGAGCACCAATCTTCAATGGTGAGAACTACGATTTCTGGAGCATTAGGATGAAGACcatcttcaaatctcatggactgTGGGATTTTGTGATCAAAGGATTTGATGGTATGGATCTGAAGAAGTCAGATGAATCTGATGATCAAAAAGAGGAGACAGAAGGATCAAGTGGGAAAGGCATACTTGCTGAGGTACTCATGAAGGATGCCAAGGCCCTTGGATTGATTCAAGGAGCAGTTTCAGAGGAGATATTCCCACGAATATCTCATGAAGAGACATCAAAAGGTGCCTGGAGTATTCTGCAACAAAAATTCCATGGAGATAAGCAG AAACTAGGTATGGACAAGAGTTGGATCGATTTAACTGATAGGTCATCGAATCAATATCTCAATGGGCTTGAAagttttttggattttgcaTTTGACAACAGCCTAGGTGATACAAGGATTTATTGTCCCTGCAAAAAATGTTACAATCGTTACTTTGTTACAAGGGAGGTAGCAAGAGCACATATAATAGTTGATGGGTTTTGGTCAAAGTACAAAAATTGGACTCATGGTCAGAGACACCAATCATTATATGTTGACAAATATATGGGGAATAGTTCTGCTTCAGTTGTGGATGATGATATAATTGGAATGGTACATGAGGCATTTGAGCATCCAAATTTGGATTCTAGTATGAGGAATGATGGCTCAACTGAAAATGAATATGGTGAGgggccaaatgatgagactacaaattatttcaaattgcTACAAGATGCAGAATGTCCTTTGTATCCGGGGTGTAAAAATTTCACTAAATTATCATTTATTGTTCGGTTGCTACATACAAAAGTACTTTGTGGATGGACTGACAAGTCAGTGACAATTTTGTTAACTCTTCTGAAAGAAGCTTTCCCCAATGAAGTACAACTACCAGATTCATATAACGAGGCTCGAAAGATAATGGATGACCTGGCTTTCACATACAATACATGGGATGCATGTCCCAATAATTGTATGTTATTTAGAAATGAGGATGAGAAACTTGAATCATGTGCTATTTGTCACGAATCCAGATATAAAAAAGTTGATGGGCAGCCTACAAATGTTGTGAATGGGAATAGAAAAATACCTGCAAAACAAGTAAGATACTTTCCATTGAAGCCAAGATTGCAAAGACTTTTTATGTCATCAAAAACTGCTTCGCATATGAGATGGCATGCAGAAGAGCGTACTGATGATGGTGTGCTAAGACACCCTGCTGACTCACCTGCATGGAAAGAATTTGATGCAAAGAATCCAGATTTTTCTAGTGAAGTTCGTAATGTTAGGCTTGGTTTATCATCAGATGGTTTCAGTCCATTTAGAACAATGGGCATACCTCATAGTACATGGCCTATTATTCTCATGCCTTATAATTTGCCACCATGGATGAGCATGAAGCAACCTTTCTATATTTTGTCTGTGCTTATAGATGGCCCGAATGCACCTGGTAATAAGATTGATGTATATATGCAACCAATGATTGATGAGTTGAAGGAATTATGGCATGAAGGTGTAAATACTTATGATGCTTCCAAGAATCAGATGTTTAAACTACGTGCTGCATTACTCTGGACAATCAGTGACTTTCCAGCATATGCGAATTTGTCAGGTTGGAGCACTAAAG GTTTCGAAAAGATAAGAGTGTCCTTTGATGGCACACGAGAATGGGGACATGCACCATTGAAACTTTCTGGGTCTGATGTTAAAAGGCAATTGCAAGGAGTACTGACTGAGTATAAGAAAGAAGACatcagaaaaaggaaaagacatGAAGttgagaagaataataatgaATCCTACTGGAAGAAAAGAAGTGTTTTTTTCGAGTTACCGTATTGGGACCATAATTTGATTCGTCATAATCTCGATGtcatgcacattgagaagaattgTTCTGAAAATATACTATGGACAGTGTTGGGTGTTGCTAAAAAAACCAAGGATAACTTACAAGCTAGACGTGATTTACAAGAATGGGGAATAAGGCAACCATTACACCCACAAGAACGTGGTTCTAATAAGGCATACTTACCTCCTGCATGTTTTACTATGAATAGGGAAAATAAAGATGTGTTCCTAAAAGTATTGAAGGAAGTAAAGGTACCAGATGGTTATTCTTCCAATATTTCTCGACGTGTACAGCTAAAGGAACGTACTATTTTCGGTCTTAAGAGCCACGATCATCATATACTAATGCAGCAATTACTTCCTATAGCAGCACGTAGAGCTTTGCCAAAGCATGTTGTTGAAGCATTAATCGAGTTCACCAATTTCTTTAGGCAACTTTGCTCAAAAGTGAACTCACCATCTGATTTGGAAAAAATTCAAGATCGAATTGTGCATACACTTTGCCGAATGGAGAAGATCTTTCCAATGTCCTTCTTCGGTGTAATGGAGCATTTGCCTGTTCATCTTGCCGAGGAAGCATTGATTGCTGGAGCCGTCCAATTTCGATGGATGTATCCTATTGAGAG gTATCTATTAACACTTAAACGTTATGTGCGTAATCGTGCGCATCCTGAGGCCTCAATTGCTAAAGGGTACTTGATGGAAGAATGCATGAATTTTTGCGCACTGTACTTAAATGAAGTGGAAACGAAACTTCATAGACCAGCTCGTAATGATGATGGTGGTAGTGACCAGGGGCGGATCCACAGAGGAGCAAGGgtggtcaattga